From the Marinitoga litoralis genome, the window CTTGGGAAATTATTGAAAAATTACCAAAACCAGATAAAGATATTCAAATTATAGGTATTACCGGAAGTCCTGGAGCAGGAAAAAGTACAACTTTATCAAAAATGGTTAAAAAATGGGTAGAAAAAGGTTTAAAAATAGGTATTATTGCTGTTGATCCTTCTAGTCCTTTTTCTGGTGGTGCTTTTTTAGGCGATAGAATAAGAATGAGAAATCTATCTGGGAAAGAAAATGTATATATTAGAAGTGTAGCATCACGTGGTAGCGTTGGAGGATTATGTGATTCTATATATGACATAGTTGATGTAATGAAAGCATTTGGGTTTGATAAAATTATAATAGAAACTGTCGGAGCAGGACAATCAGAAATAGAAGTAATATTCGTTGCCGATACTATATTATTAGTTTTATCTCCAAACAATGGCGATGAAATTCAATTATTTAAAGCTGGAATAATGGAGATTGCAGATGCATATATTGTTAATAAGATGGATTTACCGGAATCTGATAAATTTATCTTACAGCTAAAAAACACATTATCTTTAGAAAGTGATTCTAAATCTAAGGTTATTTTACCCGTGAGCGCTATACGTAATGAAGGTATTAATGAAATTATTCAATGGATTGATAATCATTTTAATGACATAATTAATAGTGGAGAATATAAATTAAGAAAAAACAGAAGAATGAAAAGAAGAGTCCGAAGTGCAATAATGAGAAATATTGATGATATAATAGAATCAGGAGACTTTGAATTTGAGAATTTATTTGATTTAAAAAATAAAATTATGAATTTTATTTGTGAGGTGAATAATAATGAAGAAAATTGATCATATTGGTATTGTTGTGAAATCTATAGATAAAGCTTTAAAATTATACAATAATATGCTTGGTTTAGAATTAACTGGTGAAGAAATTCTCGAAGATAGAGGTTTAAAGGTAGCATTCATAAAAGTTGGGGATACTAGAATAGAGCTATTAGAACCTTTACACGAAAATTCAGAAGTTTCAGGATTTTTAGAAAAAAAAGGTGAAGGAATGCATCATATTGCATATGAAGTTGATGATGTAAAATCCATGATCGAAAAAGCAAAAGAATTAGAATTAAAACCATTAAGCGACGAACCAAAAGATGGAGCTCATAATACTAAGGTTGTTTTCTTACACCCAAAAACTACTAATGGTGTACTAGTTGAACTAGTTGAACACAAATAATCCGAAAGGAGTGTAATAAATGGATGAAAAATTTCAAGAAATTTATAATGAATTTTTAAAACGCAAAGAAAAACTATATGAAGGTGGAGGAGCTACTAGAGTTGA encodes:
- the meaB gene encoding methylmalonyl Co-A mutase-associated GTPase MeaB, with protein sequence MQELIDKFKNGDKYALAKIISLVENNINYAWEIIEKLPKPDKDIQIIGITGSPGAGKSTTLSKMVKKWVEKGLKIGIIAVDPSSPFSGGAFLGDRIRMRNLSGKENVYIRSVASRGSVGGLCDSIYDIVDVMKAFGFDKIIIETVGAGQSEIEVIFVADTILLVLSPNNGDEIQLFKAGIMEIADAYIVNKMDLPESDKFILQLKNTLSLESDSKSKVILPVSAIRNEGINEIIQWIDNHFNDIINSGEYKLRKNRRMKRRVRSAIMRNIDDIIESGDFEFENLFDLKNKIMNFICEVNNNEEN
- the mce gene encoding methylmalonyl-CoA epimerase — encoded protein: MKKIDHIGIVVKSIDKALKLYNNMLGLELTGEEILEDRGLKVAFIKVGDTRIELLEPLHENSEVSGFLEKKGEGMHHIAYEVDDVKSMIEKAKELELKPLSDEPKDGAHNTKVVFLHPKTTNGVLVELVEHK